The DNA segment CCACTCTTTTAAAAGCTTCATCTGTTCCATTCTCTAGTCCTCCAGCTCGCAGATCGACAAGACGCCCTCCGGGCAGGCCTTGACGCAGACGCCGCACGCGACGCACTTGAAGGGAGACGGGATCTCCGCGTGGAAGAACATCGACGCATAAGGGCAGAATTCCACGCACATAAGGCACGAGGTGCACTTCTCCCTGTCTATCTGGACCACGCCGTTCTTATCCCTGTACAGCGC comes from the Synergistaceae bacterium genome and includes:
- a CDS encoding 4Fe-4S binding protein, with protein sequence MKFLRYSLDKCVMCGACMSACSKLWAKQDNPEMSRISVKNVTGLPDIRVCDQCGGCIAVCPTMALYRDKNGVVQIDREKCTSCLMCVEFCPYASMFFHAEIPSPFKCVACGVCVKACPEGVLSICELED